Part of the Polaribacter sp. Hel1_33_78 genome is shown below.
CTATTTTTGACCCTTGTTGTGGTACAGGTGGTATGTTAACGATTGGTAAGGAATGGATTGAGGAAAACATTGATAATAAGGTTCGTTTAAACCTTCAAGGACAAGAATTAAACCCACACACCTATTCTATTTGTAAATCTGATATGTTGATTTCAGGTGAAGACCCTGACAATGTAAAGTTAGGTTCTTCTTTATCTGAAGACCATTTTGAAGGTAGAAAGTTTGATTATATGATAACCAATCCTCCATTTGGGGTAAGTTGGAAATCTGAGAAAGAGTTTGTGGAAGAAGAATCTAAAAACCCTTATGGAAGATTTAGTGTAGGAACTCCAAGAGTTTCTGATGGTTCTTTATTATTCCTACAACATCTTATTTCTAAGATGAAAGAGGAAGGTTCTCGTATAGGAATTGTATTCAATGGTTCTCCTCTTTTTACTGGTGATGGTGGAAGTGGTGAATCTGAAATACGTAAATGGATTATTGAAAATGATATGTTGGAATGTGTAGTTTCATTACCAGACCAATTGTTCTTTAATACAGGAATATCAACGTATATATGGATTGTAACCAATAAAAAGAAATCTCAACGAAAAGGAAAGGTTCAATTAATTGATGGTTCTACTTTTTACAAACCGATGAAAAAATCATTAGGAAGTAAACGAAAGAAAATATCCAAAGACCAAACAGAATCACTTATTCAAACGTATCACAACTTTGAAGAAAATGAATTCTCTAAGATTTTTGACAATGAGTTTTTTGGATATACCAAAGTAACCATAGAACAACCAACTATAAAAAACGATAAGGTTGTTAAGGATACAAAAGGAAATCCAAAACCAAACACTAAATTAAGAGATAGTGAGAGAATACCTCTTACCGAAGATATTGAAGAATATTTTAACAGAGAAGTAGAACCACATTTACCTCATAGTTGGATGGATAGAGAGAAGGATAAAGTGGGTTATGAAATCAACTTTACAAAGTATTTTTATCAGTACAAACCATTACGTAGTTTAGGAGATATTACCTCTGATTTATTGGAGTTAGAAAAAGAGAGTGAAGGAATCTTTAAAGAAATTATAAATGAATAGATACCAATACTATAAAAACGTACCTGAAACATGGATTGGAGATATTCCTGTTCATTGGAAAATTTCTTTAGTTAGTAGACATTTTAATATTGGAAGAGGAAGAGTTATATCTAAAGTTGAAATTTTCGAGAATAAAGGTGATTTTCCAGTTTATAGTTCTCAAACAACAAATAATGGTGAATTAGGAAAAATTAACACATATGATTTCGATGGAGAATATGTGACATGGACAACAGATGGAGCAAATACTGGTACATGTTTTCACAGAAATGGGAAGTTTAACACAACTAATGTTTGTGGAATGTTAAGTAAACGGAACATTCTTTTTGAACTTAAGTATTTGTGTTTCTATTTAAACCTTGTAACAAAACCATACGTTCGTATTGACATAAACCCAAAGTTAATGAATAATATGATGGGGGAATACCATTAATTGTTCCTCCAATATTCGAACAACAACAAATCGTATCCTTTTTGGATGATAAAACCCAAAAGATATATTCTCTTATCCAACAAAAAGAAAAGAAGATAGAACTCCTTAAAGAGAAAAGAACCTCACTCATTAACCATGTTGTAACCAAAGGTGTTAATCCCAATGTGGAGATGAAAGATTCTGGAGTGGAATGGATTGGTGAGATTCCAAGTCATTGGAATACTTCAAAGTTAAAATATCATGGTAATTTTTTTAGTGGTTACTCATTTGACAGTAATGATTTTCAAAATGAAGGTGAGGTAAGAGTTATTAAAATTTCTAACATTCAAAACAATGGTGTTTCTTGGGAAGATTTATCATTTTTACCAAAAAACTATTATGACGATTTTGAAGGATTTAGAGTATTAAAAGGAGATTTAATTTTTGTTTTAACAAGACCTATAATCTCCACAGGAATTAAAGTATGTTTTTATCAGGAAGAACATTTAACTCTTTTGAATCAAAGAAATAGTGTATTTAGACCTGATGTAGATACTTTAGTAAAAAGATTTTTATTCTTTTTAGTTAGGACGTTTTACTTTTTTGAAGAATTCAAACAACAACTAAAAGGAAGTGGTCAACCAAATATATCTACAGAACAAATATCAAATATTAAAATCTATTTACCCTCTCTTAAAGAACAACAACAAATCGTTGAGTATTTAGATAAACAAACAGAAGAAATTGATACCCTCATCCAATTAGAACAAAAGAAAATAGATACTCTAAAAGAATATCGTCAATCTTTAATATCAGAAGTAGTAACAGGTAAAATAAGAGTATGTGAAGAAGATAATTCATTGATTTTAAACTCCCAAACCGTATGAGAAAACCAAACGAAGAACGTTTCGAAAAACATATAGAACAAACCTTAATTCAACATGGGTATACTTCTCGTTTATATACGGAGTACGATAGAAACCAATGTCAACTTCAAGAAGAACTCATAGAGTTTATTAAATCTACTCAAAAGGAAGAATATGATAAACTATACAAACAATTTGATACTTCAACAGATAAACAACTGAGTAAGATTGTAAATGACCAAATCTCTAAAAGAGGGATTATTGATGTTCTTAGAAAAGGAATTAGTACAAGAGGATGTTCTTTTGATATGGTATATTTTGAACCAAAGAGTGGTTTGAATCCTGAACATCAATCTAAATTTGAAAAGAATCGTTTTGTATCAGTTCGTCAACTTCACTATTCTAATAAAAATGAGAATTCTATTGATTTGGTATTGTTCTTAAACGGAATACCAATTATTACAATGGAGTTGAAAAACCAACTCACAGGACAAAACATAAAGAACTCAGAGAACCAATACAAATACGATAGAAACCCAATAGGAGAACCCCTATTACAGTTTAAAAGGTGTTTGGTACATTTCTGTGTAGATAACGATAAAGTATCTATGACTACTCGATTGAGTGGTAACAAAACAAGGTTCTTACCTTACAATAAGGGGATAGAAAACCCATCTGTAAAAGATGATTTTCGTTCTGAGTATTTATGGAATGAAATCTTACTTCCTAATTCACTTTTAGATATCATAGAGAACTTTGTATTGGTATCCGTAGAATCTAAAAAGGAGTGGAATGATAAACTGAAAAAAGTAACTTTAGAAAAGGAAGAGATTCTTATATTCCCTCGTTACCACCAATTAGATGTTATTCGTAAAGTAAGGAGTAGTGTAAAAGAAGAAGGTGTTGGAAACAATTACCTAATTCAACATACCACAGGTTCAGGTAAATCATTTAGTATTGGTTGGTTATCACATACCCTAACCTCATTGTATAAAACCAAAGAAGATACCAAACGAATGTTTGATACCATATTGGTAATTACAGATAGAAAGGTATTAGATAGTCAGTTAAAAAAGACTGTTAAAGATTTACAACAAACTGATGGGGTGGTGAACCCAGTAGATATTAACTCAAAACAATTAAAAGAGTTTTTAGAAAAAGGAAAAGATATCATTGTAACTACAATTCAGAAGTTTCCTTTTATCTCTGAAACCATTTCACAACTAAAAGGACAAACCTTTGGAGTAGTGATTGATGAAGTACATTCATCTCAGAGTGGAGAAACCTCTAAACACCTAAAGAAATCACTTTCAGGAGATGTTATTGAAAATGAGGATGGAGAGGTAGATTATGAAGAAATGATTCGTAAAGAAATTGAATCTAGAGGAAAACAACCTCATATATCTTTCTTTGGTTTCACAGGAACTCCTAAAAATAAAACATTAGAACTCTTTGGTAGAAAGAATGAAAATGATGGGTTTGAACCCTTCCATTCTTACTCCATGAAACAATCTATTCACGAGGGATTCACTTTAGATGTATTAGAACATTATACAACTTATAAAAGATATTTTAAGGTAAAACAAACGGACACAGAGGATAAGGAATTACCTGAAGGACAGGTTATGAAACAACTTGTTGATTATGTAGATTCTCATGATGAGACCATTAATCAAAAGGTTAATATTATTCTTAATCATTTTACTTCATCAACTTCCAAAAAAATAAACGGAAGAGGAAGAGGAATGGTGGTAGTTCGTTCTCGTAAACATTGTGTTCTTTTCCATAAAGAAATGGTACGTCAAATGAAAGAGAGAGGACTTTCATATTCTTGTTTAGTAGGGTTTAGTGGTGTAGTTCATTTAAAAGGGACCATAAGGAGTATACAGAAGTATCTCTAAATAAAGAAAACGGATTAGAAGGTTCAAACATTCCAAGTGGTTTGAAAGACCCACGATTTAGAATCTTAATTGTATCCAATAAGTTTCAAACAGGATTTGATGAACCATTGATTCACTCTATGTATGTAGATAAGAAATTGAGTGGAGTTCAATGTGTACAAACCCTTTCAAGATTAAACAGAACGAAGAGTGGTAAAACAGATACGTTTGTTTTAGATTTTGTAAATGATACGGAAAAGATAGTAGAATCATTTCAACCATTTTATACATCAACCGTTCTAACAGGGGAAACAGAACCTGATAAACTATATGATTTACAAAACGAAATAGAATCGTTTACCATCTTTTCAGATGACCATATTGATAGGTTTTGTAAAGAGTTTTATAAAGATACGGAAACAGATGAACGTTTACACCCTATCATTGATGAGGTTGTAGATAACTTTAAGAATTTAGAAAATGATGAACAAAAAGAAGAGTTTAAATCTAAAATTCAATCTTTCA
Proteins encoded:
- a CDS encoding class I SAM-dependent DNA methyltransferase, yielding MNNHNEISSFVWNVCDDVLRGLFKQHEYGDVILPFLVLRRLDCVIEPKKDEIIELYNELKDEVDPTPIIKKQTGLKFFNHSNYDLQRLKGDPNGLKVNFPNYISGFSQNVFEILENFQLEKPVEKLLKNNKLYLLIDKFTEIDLHPNKVDNHTMGQVFEELLRKFSEMSNETSGEHYTPRDVVKLLVSMVFSESEEHLKGDGIIRSIFDPCCGTGGMLTIGKEWIEENIDNKVRLNLQGQELNPHTYSICKSDMLISGEDPDNVKLGSSLSEDHFEGRKFDYMITNPPFGVSWKSEKEFVEEESKNPYGRFSVGTPRVSDGSLLFLQHLISKMKEEGSRIGIVFNGSPLFTGDGGSGESEIRKWIIENDMLECVVSLPDQLFFNTGISTYIWIVTNKKKSQRKGKVQLIDGSTFYKPMKKSLGSKRKKISKDQTESLIQTYHNFEENEFSKIFDNEFFGYTKVTIEQPTIKNDKVVKDTKGNPKPNTKLRDSERIPLTEDIEEYFNREVEPHLPHSWMDREKDKVGYEINFTKYFYQYKPLRSLGDITSDLLELEKESEGIFKEIINE
- a CDS encoding restriction endonuclease subunit S — encoded protein: MDDKTQKIYSLIQQKEKKIELLKEKRTSLINHVVTKGVNPNVEMKDSGVEWIGEIPSHWNTSKLKYHGNFFSGYSFDSNDFQNEGEVRVIKISNIQNNGVSWEDLSFLPKNYYDDFEGFRVLKGDLIFVLTRPIISTGIKVCFYQEEHLTLLNQRNSVFRPDVDTLVKRFLFFLVRTFYFFEEFKQQLKGSGQPNISTEQISNIKIYLPSLKEQQQIVEYLDKQTEEIDTLIQLEQKKIDTLKEYRQSLISEVVTGKIRVCEEDNSLILNSQTV
- a CDS encoding restriction endonuclease subunit S; this translates as MNRYQYYKNVPETWIGDIPVHWKISLVSRHFNIGRGRVISKVEIFENKGDFPVYSSQTTNNGELGKINTYDFDGEYVTWTTDGANTGTCFHRNGKFNTTNVCGMLSKRNILFELKYLCFYLNLVTKPYVRIDINPKLMNNMMGEYH
- a CDS encoding DEAD/DEAH box helicase family protein, producing MRKPNEERFEKHIEQTLIQHGYTSRLYTEYDRNQCQLQEELIEFIKSTQKEEYDKLYKQFDTSTDKQLSKIVNDQISKRGIIDVLRKGISTRGCSFDMVYFEPKSGLNPEHQSKFEKNRFVSVRQLHYSNKNENSIDLVLFLNGIPIITMELKNQLTGQNIKNSENQYKYDRNPIGEPLLQFKRCLVHFCVDNDKVSMTTRLSGNKTRFLPYNKGIENPSVKDDFRSEYLWNEILLPNSLLDIIENFVLVSVESKKEWNDKLKKVTLEKEEILIFPRYHQLDVIRKVRSSVKEEGVGNNYLIQHTTGSGKSFSIGWLSHTLTSLYKTKEDTKRMFDTILVITDRKVLDSQLKKTVKDLQQTDGVVNPVDINSKQLKEFLEKGKDIIVTTIQKFPFISETISQLKGQTFGVVIDEVHSSQSGETSKHLKKSLSGDVIENEDGEVDYEEMIRKEIESRGKQPHISFFGFTGTPKNKTLELFGRKNENDGFEPFHSYSMKQSIHEGFTLDVLEHYTTYKRYFKVKQTDTEDKELPEGQVMKQLVDYVDSHDETINQKVNIILNHFTSSTSKKINGRGRGMVVVRSRKHCVLFHKEMVRQMKERGLSYSCLVGFSGVVHLKGTIRSIQKYL